TCTGATATTCTTTATCGTGAATTTTTGCTGATCATAGGAAATGATATCTTTTTCCCGCAATTCTTTTAAAGCACGTTGAATGACCTCTCTAGTTCCGAAGGTTAAATTGGCAAGTTCCTGATGTGTTAGGGGCAGGTCAATAAGAATACCATCCTCTGTCATTACACCATAGGCATTACAAAGACGAATGAGAATAGAATAGAGGCCGCCTTTTTTACCATTCATGATAAGATCCTGGCATTTCATTTGTGCTTTTAGGTAGCTAGTGCTTAACCAGGATACAAAATCATTCATAGCATCTGGATCATTCCTAATAAAATCCTCAAATTGCTCTTTTTTGATCGCAAGAATTTGGCTGTCTGACAGGGTCTTTGCATAAAACTGATAGTGAGGATTATGTTTAAATAGTTGATATTCAACAATCATTTCACTGCTATTTAATATTTTTAATATAAAATCCTTCCCGCTCATGTGGA
This genomic stretch from Neobacillus niacini harbors:
- a CDS encoding Crp/Fnr family transcriptional regulator, with translation MRSFSIYSLLEQFFQKTEQIIKVKAGSVLFQEKDSVEYVYLLLSGTVALGRVHMSGKDFILKILNSSEMIVEYQLFKHNPHYQFYAKTLSDSQILAIKKEQFEDFIRNDPDAMNDFVSWLSTSYLKAQMKCQDLIMNGKKGGLYSILIRLCNAYGVMTEDGILIDLPLTHQELANLTFGTREVIQRALKELREKDIISYDQQKFTIKNIRYLKEDVDCQNCPYEICGVN